A genomic segment from Oceanispirochaeta sp. M1 encodes:
- a CDS encoding ABC transporter permease — MIESIGRWFREKLKGFSYAFNFFLFLLKETANFPWNKRVGFKVLIMQIYFTGVEALSVIALISLGIGAVIIIQGMAILPMFGQSNLMYTILIMVITRELGPMLTAFIITARSGSAITTELGNMVISHEIEAYLSVGIHPVSYLGVPRLYGVILSMLFLNIYFNLFGLLGSYLVASFLHEIPFTDYLMNLVLALTPADIISSFLKSIIFGFIIAVVSIYYGFNVNRAVTEVPQNTIKSIGMSITLCIIADAILVIVTRL; from the coding sequence ATGATTGAATCGATTGGACGATGGTTCAGGGAGAAACTCAAGGGTTTCAGTTATGCTTTTAATTTCTTTCTCTTTTTACTAAAGGAAACAGCTAATTTCCCCTGGAATAAACGGGTCGGTTTCAAGGTACTGATCATGCAGATCTATTTTACCGGTGTAGAGGCTCTTTCGGTAATTGCTCTTATCTCTTTAGGTATCGGTGCTGTTATCATCATTCAGGGAATGGCAATCCTCCCCATGTTCGGGCAGAGCAATCTTATGTACACCATCCTGATAATGGTTATAACCCGTGAACTGGGACCCATGCTCACAGCCTTTATCATCACAGCGCGTTCAGGAAGTGCGATAACCACAGAACTTGGCAATATGGTTATCAGTCATGAAATTGAAGCTTATCTCTCCGTAGGAATACACCCTGTCTCCTATCTGGGAGTACCCCGGCTGTACGGTGTTATACTCTCAATGTTATTTCTGAATATTTATTTTAACCTTTTCGGGCTCCTTGGTTCCTATCTGGTTGCCTCATTTCTTCACGAAATACCCTTTACAGATTATCTTATGAATCTTGTACTGGCACTGACACCGGCAGATATTATTTCTTCGTTTCTCAAGAGCATTATCTTTGGTTTTATAATAGCCGTTGTTTCCATATATTACGGTTTCAATGTAAACAGAGCCGTAACAGAAGTTCCTCAGAACACAATTAAATCCATAGGGATGAGTATCACCCTCTGTATTATCGCCGATGCCATTCTGGTCATAGTGACCAGGCTTTAG
- a CDS encoding ATP-binding cassette domain-containing protein: protein MNWNEVPVILKDISLIVGSEYILDSLSIDFIPSRVTVLMGGSGCGKSTVLKAAAGLTPLSAGKVLYGDQSIYSLNQKEYAKMQQNTGFMFQDGALWANKNIIENLSLPIIISDNSVKSESVEKMVMDGLKAFNMEFAKMIRPAALSAGEKKIISFLRAVITDPDILFLDEPTSFIDNRSSLKLIKNLFRFKKEGKTIIMVTHDLKLAKTLGDYIVFMNDRKIELYDTVEACLESDNELWRNFIEDRSSDSMDE from the coding sequence TTGAATTGGAATGAAGTTCCTGTTATTTTAAAGGATATAAGTCTGATTGTAGGTTCTGAATATATTCTGGATAGCCTTTCAATCGATTTTATACCATCCAGGGTTACCGTTCTTATGGGCGGTTCAGGCTGCGGGAAATCTACAGTATTAAAAGCTGCTGCAGGTCTGACTCCTCTCAGCGCCGGAAAAGTGCTTTATGGAGATCAGTCAATTTACAGCCTGAATCAGAAAGAGTATGCAAAGATGCAGCAGAACACTGGTTTTATGTTTCAGGACGGGGCCCTGTGGGCAAATAAAAATATAATAGAAAATCTGAGTCTTCCAATAATCATTTCAGATAATTCTGTTAAATCCGAGAGTGTCGAGAAAATGGTTATGGACGGTCTGAAAGCCTTTAATATGGAATTTGCAAAGATGATTCGTCCAGCGGCTCTTTCAGCCGGTGAAAAGAAGATTATCTCATTTCTGAGAGCCGTAATTACGGATCCAGATATACTTTTTCTTGATGAGCCCACTTCATTTATTGACAATCGCAGTTCTCTAAAACTGATTAAGAATCTTTTTCGTTTCAAGAAAGAAGGGAAGACCATAATTATGGTTACCCATGACCTTAAACTGGCTAAAACTCTGGGAGATTACATTGTATTTATGAATGACCGTAAGATAGAACTCTATGATACAGTGGAAGCCTGTCTGGAGTCAGATAATGAATTATGGCGGAACTTCATAGAAGACCGCAGCTCGGATTCAATGGATGAATAG